A DNA window from Mus pahari chromosome 13, PAHARI_EIJ_v1.1, whole genome shotgun sequence contains the following coding sequences:
- the Paqr3 gene encoding progestin and adipoQ receptor family member 3 isoform X1 → MHQKLLKSAHYIELGSYQYWPVLVPRGIRLYTYEQIPVSLKDNPYITDGYRAYLPSRLCIKSLFILSNETVNIWSHLLGFFLFFTLGIYDMTSVLPSASASREDFVICSICLFCFQVCMLCSVGYHLFSCHRSEKTCRRWMALDYAGISIGILGCYVSGVFYAFYCNNYWRQVYLVTVLAMILAVFFAQIHPSYLTQQWQRLRPIIFCSVSGYGVIPTLHWVWLNGGVSAPIVQDFAPRVIVMYVIALLAFLFYISKVPERYFPGQLNYLGSSHQIWHVLAVVMLYWWHQSTVYVMQYRHSKPCPDYVSHL, encoded by the exons ATGCATCAGAAGCTGCTGAAGAGTGCGCACTACATCGAGCTGGGCAGCTACCAGTACTGGCCGGTCCTGGTGCCCCGCGGCATCCGCCTCTACACCTATGAACAGATCCCGGTGTCCCTCAAAGACAACCCCTACATCACCGACGGCTACCGGGCCTACCTTCCTTCCAGACTGTGTATCAAAAG TTTGTTTATCCTGTCTAATGAGACGGTAAACATCTGGAGTCATTTGctgggtttctttctcttctttacccTGGGGATATATGACATGACATCCGTGCTGCCTTCTGCCAGTGCATCCAGAGAGGACTTTGTGATTTGCTCCATTTGTCTTTTCTGCTTCCAG GTCTGCATGCTGTGCTCGGTGGGCTATCATCTTTTTTCCTGTCATCGGTCAGAAAAAACTTGTCGGAGATGGATGGCATTGGATTATGCAGGAATTTCTATTGGAATACTGGGCTGCTATGTCTCGGGagtattttatgcattttattgCAATAAT TACTGGCGTCAAGTGTACCTGGTCACCGTGCTTGCCATGATCCTGGCAGTCTTCTTCGCACAGATCCACCCCAGCTACCTCACACAGCAGTGGCAGAGGCTCCGCCCCATCATCTTCTGTTCTGTTTCGGGATATGGAGTGATCCCTACTCTTCACTGGGTTTGGCTCAATGGAGGAGTCAGTGCTCCTATTGTACAG GACTTCGCACCCCGAGTCATTGTGATGTACGTGATTGCTCTCCTTGCTTTCCTGTTCTACATTTCCAAGGTCCCGGAACGGTACTTTCCAG GACAACTAAACTACCTCGGATCAAGCCACCAGATCTGGCATGTCCTTGCAGTAGTGATGCTGTATTGGTGGCATCAGTCCACAGTGTATGTCATGCAGTACAGACACAGCAAGCCTTGCCCTGACTACGTTTcccacctgtga
- the Paqr3 gene encoding progestin and adipoQ receptor family member 3 isoform X2 — protein MHQKLLKSAHYIELGSYQYWPVLVPRGIRLYTYEQIPVSLKDNPYITDGYRAYLPSRLCIKSLFILSNETVNIWSHLLGFFLFFTLGIYDMTSVLPSASASREDFVICSICLFCFQVCMLCSVGYHLFSCHRSEKTCRRWMALDYAGISIGILGCYVSGVFYAFYCNNIHPSYLTQQWQRLRPIIFCSVSGYGVIPTLHWVWLNGGVSAPIVQDFAPRVIVMYVIALLAFLFYISKVPERYFPGQLNYLGSSHQIWHVLAVVMLYWWHQSTVYVMQYRHSKPCPDYVSHL, from the exons ATGCATCAGAAGCTGCTGAAGAGTGCGCACTACATCGAGCTGGGCAGCTACCAGTACTGGCCGGTCCTGGTGCCCCGCGGCATCCGCCTCTACACCTATGAACAGATCCCGGTGTCCCTCAAAGACAACCCCTACATCACCGACGGCTACCGGGCCTACCTTCCTTCCAGACTGTGTATCAAAAG TTTGTTTATCCTGTCTAATGAGACGGTAAACATCTGGAGTCATTTGctgggtttctttctcttctttacccTGGGGATATATGACATGACATCCGTGCTGCCTTCTGCCAGTGCATCCAGAGAGGACTTTGTGATTTGCTCCATTTGTCTTTTCTGCTTCCAG GTCTGCATGCTGTGCTCGGTGGGCTATCATCTTTTTTCCTGTCATCGGTCAGAAAAAACTTGTCGGAGATGGATGGCATTGGATTATGCAGGAATTTCTATTGGAATACTGGGCTGCTATGTCTCGGGagtattttatgcattttattgCAATAAT ATCCACCCCAGCTACCTCACACAGCAGTGGCAGAGGCTCCGCCCCATCATCTTCTGTTCTGTTTCGGGATATGGAGTGATCCCTACTCTTCACTGGGTTTGGCTCAATGGAGGAGTCAGTGCTCCTATTGTACAG GACTTCGCACCCCGAGTCATTGTGATGTACGTGATTGCTCTCCTTGCTTTCCTGTTCTACATTTCCAAGGTCCCGGAACGGTACTTTCCAG GACAACTAAACTACCTCGGATCAAGCCACCAGATCTGGCATGTCCTTGCAGTAGTGATGCTGTATTGGTGGCATCAGTCCACAGTGTATGTCATGCAGTACAGACACAGCAAGCCTTGCCCTGACTACGTTTcccacctgtga